A single Catharus ustulatus isolate bCatUst1 chromosome 7, bCatUst1.pri.v2, whole genome shotgun sequence DNA region contains:
- the CMKLR2 gene encoding G-protein coupled receptor 1 isoform X1, whose protein sequence is MKIKPPCNMTFEDFENYSYFYDLSEEDESPQSSLSIAHIISLFFYSVAFLLGVPGNAIVIWFMGFKWDKSVSTLWFLNLAIADFIFVLFLPLYITYVALGFHWPFGKWLCKMNSFIALLNMFASVFFLTFISLDRYIRLVHPVFSYKYRTVKNTLVLSGVIWMSAAIIGGPSLYFRDTATVLNNVTICYNNFHVHDRELILLTHHILIWVRLAFGYLFPLVTMVICYSLLIVKVKRRTVLTSSRLFWTITAVVVAFFVCWTPYHIFSIVELSAHHDENLHDLLQDGIPLSTGLGFINSCLNPILYVLISKKFQAQVKTTVSEVLKLALWEVSRSGTVSEQLWSSDNAVPVHCCETAQ, encoded by the exons ATGAAAAT aaaGCCACCCTGCAACATGACATTTGAAGATTTTGAGAACTACTCTTATTTCTACGATCTGTCTGAGGAAGATGAGTCACCCCAGTCTTCCCTCAGCATTGCCCATATTATATCCCTTTTCTTTTACAGTGTGGCATTTCTGCTGGGAGTGCCAGGCAATGCCATTGTCATCTGGTTTATGGGCTTTAAGTGGGATAAATCTGTTTCCACACTATGGTTCCTGAATCTGGCCATTGCggatttcatttttgttctcttcctgCCCCTCTATATTACATACGTGGCATTGGGTTTCCACTGGCCTTTTGGGAAGTGGCTCTGCAAAATGAACTCATTCATTGCACTACTTAATATGTTTGCCAGCGTTTTCTTCCTGACATTCATCAGCCTTGACCGCTACATCCGCCTCGTCCACCCGGTCTTTTCCTACAAATACAGGACTGTAAAGAACACCCTCGTTCTCAGTGGGGTCATTTGGATGTCGGCTGCAATTATTGGTGGCCCTTCCTTATACTTCAGAGACACAGCTACAGTTCTCAACAATGTCACCATTTGCTACAACAACTTCCATGTGCATGACAGAGAACTTATTTTGCTGACACATCACATTCTCATTTGGGTGAGGCTTGCATTTGGTTACCTCTTTCCTTTAGTGACCATGGTTATTTGCTACTCACTGCTGATTGTCAAAGTGAAGAGGAGAACTGTATTGACTTCTAGCAGGCTTTTCTGGACCATCACTGCTGTGGTTGTAGCTTTTTTTGTCTGCTGGACACCATACCATATATTCAGCATTGTGGAGCTGTCTGCTCACCACGACGAAAACTTGCATGACTTACTACAGGATGGCATTCCCCTCTCCACTGGCCTTGGCTTCATCAACAGTTGCCTCAACCCAATCCTCTACGTTCTGATTAGCAAGAAGTTCCAAGCCCAGGTGAAGACCACGGTGTCAGAGGTGCTGAAGCTGGCCCTGTGGGAGGTGAGCCGCTCGGGGACGGTCAgcgagcagctctggagctcgGACAACGCTGTGCCCGTGCACTGCTGCGAGACTGCCCAGTGA
- the CMKLR2 gene encoding G-protein coupled receptor 1 isoform X2: protein MTFEDFENYSYFYDLSEEDESPQSSLSIAHIISLFFYSVAFLLGVPGNAIVIWFMGFKWDKSVSTLWFLNLAIADFIFVLFLPLYITYVALGFHWPFGKWLCKMNSFIALLNMFASVFFLTFISLDRYIRLVHPVFSYKYRTVKNTLVLSGVIWMSAAIIGGPSLYFRDTATVLNNVTICYNNFHVHDRELILLTHHILIWVRLAFGYLFPLVTMVICYSLLIVKVKRRTVLTSSRLFWTITAVVVAFFVCWTPYHIFSIVELSAHHDENLHDLLQDGIPLSTGLGFINSCLNPILYVLISKKFQAQVKTTVSEVLKLALWEVSRSGTVSEQLWSSDNAVPVHCCETAQ, encoded by the coding sequence ATGACATTTGAAGATTTTGAGAACTACTCTTATTTCTACGATCTGTCTGAGGAAGATGAGTCACCCCAGTCTTCCCTCAGCATTGCCCATATTATATCCCTTTTCTTTTACAGTGTGGCATTTCTGCTGGGAGTGCCAGGCAATGCCATTGTCATCTGGTTTATGGGCTTTAAGTGGGATAAATCTGTTTCCACACTATGGTTCCTGAATCTGGCCATTGCggatttcatttttgttctcttcctgCCCCTCTATATTACATACGTGGCATTGGGTTTCCACTGGCCTTTTGGGAAGTGGCTCTGCAAAATGAACTCATTCATTGCACTACTTAATATGTTTGCCAGCGTTTTCTTCCTGACATTCATCAGCCTTGACCGCTACATCCGCCTCGTCCACCCGGTCTTTTCCTACAAATACAGGACTGTAAAGAACACCCTCGTTCTCAGTGGGGTCATTTGGATGTCGGCTGCAATTATTGGTGGCCCTTCCTTATACTTCAGAGACACAGCTACAGTTCTCAACAATGTCACCATTTGCTACAACAACTTCCATGTGCATGACAGAGAACTTATTTTGCTGACACATCACATTCTCATTTGGGTGAGGCTTGCATTTGGTTACCTCTTTCCTTTAGTGACCATGGTTATTTGCTACTCACTGCTGATTGTCAAAGTGAAGAGGAGAACTGTATTGACTTCTAGCAGGCTTTTCTGGACCATCACTGCTGTGGTTGTAGCTTTTTTTGTCTGCTGGACACCATACCATATATTCAGCATTGTGGAGCTGTCTGCTCACCACGACGAAAACTTGCATGACTTACTACAGGATGGCATTCCCCTCTCCACTGGCCTTGGCTTCATCAACAGTTGCCTCAACCCAATCCTCTACGTTCTGATTAGCAAGAAGTTCCAAGCCCAGGTGAAGACCACGGTGTCAGAGGTGCTGAAGCTGGCCCTGTGGGAGGTGAGCCGCTCGGGGACGGTCAgcgagcagctctggagctcgGACAACGCTGTGCCCGTGCACTGCTGCGAGACTGCCCAGTGA